From Homalodisca vitripennis isolate AUS2020 chromosome 1, UT_GWSS_2.1, whole genome shotgun sequence, the proteins below share one genomic window:
- the LOC124353245 gene encoding piggyBac transposable element-derived protein 4-like: MWDNSMGTGVEALYLTMSNSRFRFLLRCLRFDNVHSREQRKSLDSLAAFREIFETFVSNCKTSYKPTDYLTIIDEQLVAFRGNCTFRVYMPSKPAKYGLKIFALASTTNYYASNLEVYVRKQPNGPFNISNSTQDLVLRLVEPISGTNRNVTLDNWFTSVPIAMKLREEKRLTMVGTLRKNKREVPPNFLPDAAKELKSSIFGFQKNCTLVSYVPKKKKAVLAISTMHDNAAIYPATGDDRKPVIITTYNNTKYGVDVLDKMCRQYDTARNSRRWHLTLFFHVLNVGGVNGLCMITKTRTLLVGWNL; this comes from the coding sequence ATGTGGGATAACTCCATGGGGACTGGTGTAGAAGCATTATATCTCACTATGAGCAATAGCCGGTTTAGATTTTTATTACGTTGCCTCAGATTCGATAATGTGCATAGCAGAGAACAAAGGAAGTCCTTGGACAGTTTGGCTGCATTCCGGGAAATATTTGAAACGTTTGTTTCAAATTGCAAGACATCCTACAAACCCACTGATTATCTGACTATAATTGACGAGCAGCTGGTGGCGTTTAGAGGTAATTGTACCTTTAGGGTTTATATGCCAAGTAAGCCTGCTAAATACGGGCTGAAAATCTTTGCCCTTGCATCTACAACTAACTATTATGCTTCAAACCTGGAGGTGTATGTGCGTAAGCAACCAAATGGCCCTTTCAACATTAGTAACTCCACACAAGACTTAGTTTTGAGGTTAGTAGAGCCAATTTCAGGAACAAACAGGAATGTTACACTTGATAATTGGTTTACCTCTGTACCAATTGCTATGAAGCTGCGCGAAGAAAAGAGACTTACAATGGTTGGAACTTTACGGAAAAACAAACGTGAAGTTCCTCCTAACTTTTTACCAGATGCAGCTAAGGAATTGAAAAGTAGTATCTTTGGATTCCAAAAGAATTGTACATTGGTTTCGTATGTACCTAAAAAGAAGAAGGCCGTGTTGGCTATTTCAACAATGCACGACAATGCTGCCATTTACCCAGCCACAGGGGACGACAGGAAGCCAGTTATCATTACTACTTATAATAACACCAAGTATGGTGTAGACGTTCTTGATAAAATGTGTCGCCAGTATGACACTGCAAGAAACTCCCGAAGGTGGCACTTAACCCTATTTTTCCATGTTCTCAATGTAGGGGGAGTAAATGGTCTTTGCATGATAACCAAAACCAGGACTTTGTTAGTCGGATGGAATTTGTAA